The stretch of DNA TTGGGCGGATGAAGAAGGTCAGGCTTATGAGGCAGCTCTTCGATGAGATTCCTGAACAACGCCGCGGGTTGGTCGTAACGAATAGGATGTTTGCTGTCCTGTTGAACCGGTATGCAGGGGCGCACAAGGTGCAAGAAGCGATCGAGATATTCTACAAGAGGAAGGATTATGGGTTTGAGGTCGACTTGGTTGGATTCCAGATACTTCTGATGTCGCTCTGTCGGTACAAGCATGTTGAGGAGGCTGAGGCCCTCTTTCTCCAGAAGAAAGATGAGTTCCCTCCTGTCATAAAGAGCTGGAACATCATTCTTAATGGTTGGTGTGTCAAGGGAAGCCTGGCTGATGCTAAAAGGGTTTGGAACGAGATCATTGTATCTAAGATTAAGCCGGACCTGTTCACATATGGTACGTTCATAAATGCACTAACCAAAGCTGGCAAACTTAGTACGGCTGTGAAACTATTCACAAGCATGTGGGAGAAGGGAATCAATCCCGACGTGGCAATTTGCAACTGTATCATTGACCAATTGTGTTTCAAGAAAAAGATTCCAGAAGCACTTAAGATTTTTGGTGAGATGAATGACCGTGGTTGTCAAGCAGATGTGGCTACCTATAACACTTTGATCAAACACTTCTGTAAGATAAGGCGGACAGAAAAAGTTTATGAGCTTTTGGATGATATGGAGAAGAAGGGATGCTCTCCAAACAATATGACATACACCTACATTCTGAAGACAACTGAGAAACCGAGAGATGTTATGAATTTGATCCAGAGGATGGAGGAATCAGGTTGTAGGTTGGACTCTGACACGTATAACTTGATATTGAACCTCTATGTCAGTATGAAATATGAGAAGGGGGTACAACAAGTATGGGAGGAGATGGAGAGGAATGGATCAGGTCCAGATCAGCGATCATTTACTATTATGGTTCATGGACTTCACTCCCAGGGACAGCTGGACCAGGCTCTGCAATATTACACGACAATGAAGTCGAGAGGGATGACTCCAGAGCCAAGAACCAGGATATTGGTGAAAGCAATACATATGAAGAAGGATGGGCCTGAGACTGAAGATCGATCCCCAAGTATGACTGGGAAAAATCTAAAATTGGATCGTCGATCAGGACTTTTCCATGTTCGTAAATAGTCACCAGAAGACTCTGCTTAATTATCCTAGCAGAAGATGCTGAGCATCTGGGCTTATGGAACATAATCCAGTGACTTACAACCTTGGGCTAAAAGAAATCCACAAGAGAAGAGTCATTGACAATACGATGCCCCAAAATTTATGCTGTTTGAAATGTCACAGCAGGATATGTTTAGGATGTATTGGGCAATTCAATTGCAGGTACTTGCTTAGATGCTTGTATTCTGGAGATGTATGTGTAATACTTACATATATTTGTTTCTTCATGCATTATATATGTCGTTCGTAGTTGTTTCTGACAAATGAAGACATAAAACAGGGATAAAAATATGTCCAAATATCTTGTAAAATTGAAAAGGTCTGCTAAGTGGTGAACTGGTGATACTGCTGGTTCTGTAGGGCGAATAATTACCAGTTGAGCTAATGGTACTAACTACAGAATTTTTAGTCCTGTCCAATTCACATTTGTGTGCTAAAGTTGTACCACCTTTTGTTTCTGTTGAATTTATAGATCTATCAATGAATGGCTACACAGTACACATGACTAATCATATCTAGTTGAGAACCACAGTTCCATCAGCCATTTTCACACAGCCAATGGGCAGAAGTTACTAGGTAAGCAATTGACCTGTCACTAATTGCTGCCATCGAACCACCCGCCGCTTATTTTCCCTGTTTTCTTTGTACTTTTCTATCTTATGCTCAAGATAAGGGAATGAGTGATTTATTTTTGTTAACAAAATTATACATATCAATTTTGCTTTTTGAGGAAGGAGCCACTGTCTGTAATTCTGTGATCTTTTCGTAGGCGGTTTAGGTTCCCAAAGTACTAGAGCTATTTATATATTGTGTTTTGGCGAAGATTAATTTTGTGGAGAAAAGTTAATATCATGATGCCAACTTCTGCATGTTTAGCAGGCTGACTAAATTGTGACAAATTAATTCAAGTTTTTAGGAATGGAAATAGCATGTTTGCTGATTGCTGAATTCAGGGAACCAAAAGCAATAGATAACCTTAGCATTGTGCTTTTTATTTGCTAAAATATATGCTCCATCATTTTGGCTCCTAAGTTCCTAACTGAGGCAAATGATTTCACTAACCTTTTTCATTGAACAATTAACTGGAGTTTTTCTTTACCTATATAACATTGTGAAGTCAACCTCGAACTGTTGAGCAGGGGTGGGTTATTTATGAATATCTGAATCAATATTTTGTCTCGAGGCAGAAAGATACCATGTTTACCAAATGCTTATTGCTTAATCCCTGTAACCCATGACCATTGTAGGAGTAAGCTTGTTGGTAAGCTTTTCTAATACAGTTTGGGCGCAAGCAAAGTCACTGTCGCTAAGCCAACACTCAAAAGATAATAACAACCATAAGGATGTGTCATGCGTGAATACATTGAAAAGTGATGTCAAAAGGCAGCTGGGATTCTCACAAGCTGTCAATGTAGTACATGCCAGCTTTGACCAGGGAAGGCCTATAAGAAGGCCATGTCAGCAAGCTTTGTTGGTAGGTAGCAGGTACACATAAGCTTTTGCTGTCTTTCGCCCTTTCCATCATGACTGTACTAATGGCCTCCTGGAGAGCAACTCAGCAATGAGGCTGGCACACTGCTCGCGTTCAGGGCGGACTCAGCAGCCATGGCTCTGACCTGCTCATCTCCTGGAACGGTAGCATTAGCTTCTGCAGCTGGAGGGCATGGCATGTAGCCGTGGACAGCGGGTGGCGACGCTGAGTTGGCGAATACTTACCAATCTGGCGTGATTCCAGAGAGCATTGGTAAGCTGGTGAAGTTGGTTAAGCCTATATACAGCATTCGTTTGTCAGGCTTCATACCTTCATNNNNNNNNNNNNNNNNNNNNNNNNNNNNNNNNNNNNNNNNNNNNNNNNNNNNNNNNNNNNNNNNNNNNNNNNNNNNNNNNNNNNNNNNNNNNNNNNNNNNNNNNNNNNNNNNNNNNNNNNNNNNNNNNNNNNNNNNNNNNNNNNNNNNNNNNNNNNNNNNNNNNNNNNNNNNNNNNNNNNNNNNNNNNNNNNNNNNNNNNNNNNNNNNNNNNNNNNNNNNNNNNNNNNNNNNNNNNNNNNNNNNNNNNNNNNNNNNNNNNNNNNNNNNNNNNNNNNNNNNNNNNNNNNNNNNNNNNNNNNNNNNNNNNNNNNNNNNNNNNNNNNNNNNNNNNNNNNNNNNNNNNNNNNNNNNNNNNNNNNNNNNNNNNNNNNNNNNNNNNNNNNNNNNNNNNNNNNNNNNNNNNNNNNNNNNNNNNNNNNNNNNNNNNNNNNNNNNNNNNNNNNNNNNNNNNNNNNNNNNNNNNNNNNNNNNNNNNNNNNNNNNNNNNNNNNNNNNNNNNNNNNNNNNNNNNNNNNNNNNNNNNNNNNNNNNNNNNNNNNNNNNNNNNNNNNNNNNNNNNNNNNNNNNNNNNNNNNNNNNNNNNNNNNNNNNNNNNNNNNNNNNNNNNNNNNNNNNNNNNNNNNNNNNNNNNNNNNNNNNNNNNNNNNNNNNNNNNNNNNNNNNNNNNNNNNNNNNNNNNNNNNNNNNNNNNNNNNNNNNNNNNNNNNNNNNNNNNNNNNNNNNNNNNNNNNNNNNNNNNNNNNNNNNNNNNNNNNNNNNNNNNNNNNNNNNNNNNNNNNNNNNNNNNNNNNNNNNNNNNNNNNNNNNNNNNNNNNNNNNNNNNNNNNNNNNNNNNNNNNNNNNNNNNNNNNNNNNNNNNNNNNNNNNNNNNNNNNNNNNNNNNNNNNNNNNNNNNNNNNNNNNNNNNNNNNNNNNNNNNNNNNNNNNNNNNNNNNNNNNNNNNNNNNNNNNNNNNNNNNNNNNNNNNNNNNNNNNNNNNNNNNNNNNNNNNNNNNNNNNNNNNNNNNNNNNNNNNNNNNNNNNNNNNNNNNNNNNNNNNNNNNNNNNNNNNNNNNNNNNNNNNNNNNNNNNNNNNNNNNNNNNNNNNNNNNNNNNNNNNNNNNNNNNNNNNNNNNNNNNNNNNNNNNNNNNNNNNNNNNNNNNNNNNNNNNNNNNNNNNNNNNNNNNNNNNNNNNNNNNNNNNNNNNNNNNNNNNNNNNNNNNNNNNNNNNNNNNNNNNNNNNNNNNNNNNNNNNNNNNNNNNNNNNNNNNNNNNNNNNNNNNNNNNNNNNNNNNNNNNNNNNNNNNNNNNNNNNNNNNNNNNNNNNNNNNNNNNNNNNNNNNNNNNNNNNNNNNNNNNNNNNNNNNNNNNNNNNggcttttaggtgtccttagattatcttgaggttggcatccccaagcttaggcccttgccactccttgttccataatccatcaaatctttacccaaaacttgaaaacttcacaacacaaaacttaaagtagaaaatctcgtgagctccgttagcgaaagaaaacaaaagaccacttcaaggtactgtaatgaactcattctttatttatatgggttttatacctactgtattccaacttctctatggtttataaactaatttactagccatagattcataaaaataagcaaacaacacacgaaaaacagaatctgtcaaaaaagaacagtctgtagtaatctgtagctagcgcaagatctggaacgccaaaaattctaaaataaatttctggacgtgagtaatttatcaatgaatcatattcaaaaagaattaactaaatatcactttccaaataaaaatgacagcagttctcgtgagcgctaaagttcctgttttttttacagcaagttcaacaagactttccccaagtcttcccaacggttctacttggcacaaacactaattaaacacaaaaaacacaaccgaaacagaagataaataatttatttattactaagaaggagcaaaaaagcaaggaataaaaataaaattgggttgcctcccaacaagcgctatcgtttaacgcccctagctaggcataacaagcaagaatagatctaggtattgccatctttggtaggaaatccataagtggatctcataatagattcataaggtaatttaattttctttctaggaaagtgttccatgcctttccttaacggaaattggaatctaacatttccttccttcatatcaacaattgcaccaatcgttctaaggaaaggtctaccaagaataataggacatgaaggattgcaatctatgtcaagaacaataaaatctatgggcacataattcctatttgcaacaataagaacatcattaattcttcccataggttacttaatagtggaatccgcaaggtgcaagtttagagagcaatcatcaaaatcacggaaacctaacaaatcacacaaagtctttggaatcgtggaaacactagcacccaaatcacataaagcatagcattcatgatctttaatattaattttaatagttggttcccactcatcgtaaagttttctagggatagaaacttccaattcaagtttttcttcataagattgcatcaaggcatcaacgatatgtttagtaaacgctttattttgactataagcatgaggagaatttagcacggattgcaacaaggaaatacaatcaatcaaagagcaattttcatagttaaattccttgaaatccataatgatgggtttagcaacatctagggttttaatttcttcaatcccacttgagggagtcctggattagggggtctccggacagccggactatatcctttggccggaccgttggactatgaagatacgagattgaagacttcgtcccatgtccggatgggactctacttggtgtggaaggcaagctaggaaataagGATAtacatatctcctcctttgtaaccgaccttgtgtaaccctagccccttccggtgtctatataaaccggagggttttagtctgtaggacaacatacaatcataccataggctagcttctagggtttagcctcttcgatctcgtggtagatcaactcttgtactactcatattatcaacaataaatcaagcaggacgtagggttttacctccatcaagagggcccaaacctgggtaaaacatcgtgtccccagcctcctattaccatccgccctagacgcacagttcgggacccccctacccaagatccgctggctttgacaccaacattggtgctttcattgagagttcctctgtgtcgtcgccgttaggcttgatggctccttcgatcatcaatagcgatgcagtccagggtgagacttttctccccggacagatctttgttttcggcggcttcgcactgcgggccaactcgcttggccatctggagcagatcgagagttacgcccctggccaccaggtcaggtttggaagcttaaactacacggccgatatctgcggagacttgatcttcgatggattcgagcccctggCTAGTGCGCCATACggtcatgatgagcatgatttagctctgccatcgggcagtattcgggagatcgcaccggcaaccgctccaaccctcaattcagagccagttgcgccatccacggacgggtggatggaccccaccacggaggccgtatcctcagcggcgatcgagccgagtatcgacctgacccttcacaagagccgtgatgccaagctgccggatccttccctggccatggactccgaaccgcctgcgcccgtgcctatcgaattcgactgggcgtcgatcatggagtttaccttcgtggatatctttcagcactcgcccttcggtgacatactaaactcgttaaggtctctctccttgtcaggagagtcctggccgaactatgttcggcaggattgggatgcggatgatgaagaaattcgtcgcccacctaccacccacttagtagccactgtcaacaatttaaccgacatgctcgacttcgactccgaagacatcgacggtatgaacgacgatgcgggagacaaagaggaaccactgcccacagggcactggacagccacctcatcatatgatatatacatggtggacacacccaaagaaggcaatggcgacgagacagcggaggatgacccctccaagaagcaacccaagcgccgacgtcagcagtgccgctctaagtctcgccaaagcaaaagcggtgacaccggcataggagataatagcactccggacagtgccgaagatgacaacaatcccctccagcaagatttagagtaggaggatagagaagccaaccctcccgagagagcggcagatggagaggcggaggatgataattacatgcctccctccgaagacgaggcaagcctcgaggATGACGAATTTGTTGTGTCGGAGGATCCCGCCGCACAAGAGCGCTTGAAGCGcaggcttatagccacgacaaatagcctcaagaaaaagcagcatcagcttcaagctgatcaagatttgctagccgacagatggactaaagtccttgcggccgaggaatatgaactcgaacgcccctccaagagttacccgaagcgcaggttgctaccccgactggaggaggaagcatcaAAACCTACATCCCATCGTATGACGCGGCtaatcggccacctcgtggccgcgacagagaggcatttcagccaaaagctcagcccgcaccccgacaccactcaaataaaaaatttcaaggcacggggaaacatgctagacctgcgagacgtattgggggacaaagaaaaacacacaagatcgatctatggatcatgAGGGCGTGCCACCACGCgggacgataaccgtcacgccggatacagtaaaagtaaattcggccgggccgaacacagcggacaagactcatttgagctgcgtcgcgacatagcccagtacagaggcgccgcacaccccctatacttcacagacgaagtaatggatcatcaaatcccagagggtttcaaacccgtaaatatagaatcatatgacggcacaacagatcctgcggtatggatcgaggacttcctcctgcacatccacatggcccgcggtgacgatctaaaCGCCATGAAATACCTCCCacttaaactcaaaggaccagctcggcattggctcaacagcgtgccagcagaatccattggctgttgggaagatctggaagccgcattcctcgacaacttccagggcacttatgtgcgaccaccagatgccgatgacttgagccacataattcagcagccagaagaatcggccaggcaattttggacacggttcctgacaaagaaaaatcaaatcatcgactgtccggatgcagaggtcctagcagcttttaagcacaacatccgcgacgagtggctcgcccggcaccttggccaggaaaagccgaaatctatggcagccctcacgacactcatgacccgcttttgtgcgggagaagacaactggctggctcgcagcaataatatatcaaagaaccatggcacttcagataccaaggatggcaatggcaggtcacatcgcaacaaacacaagcaccgcattaacaacgacaataccgaggatacggcagtcaatgccagattcaaaggctctaaacccggtcagcggaaaaagcatttcaaaagaagcactccgggcccgtccagtttggactgtatactcgatcgctcgtgtcaaatacacggcacccctgACAATCTAgtcaaccacaccaacagggattgttgggtgttcaagcaggccggcaagttaaatgccacaaacaaagataaggggttgcatagcgatgacgaggaggacccccggccgccgaacaccggaggatagaagaggttccccccacaagtgcagacggtgaacatgatatacgcaacccacatccccaagagggagtggaagcgtgcattaagggacgtatatgcgttggagccagtcgccgcaaagttcaacccatggtcctcctgtccgatcaccttcgatcgcagggaccaccccactagtatccgtcatggcggattcgccgcactggtcctagacccaatcatcgatggatttcacctcacttgagtccttatggacggtggtagcagcttgaacctgctttatcaggacacagtgcgcaaaatgggtatagacccctcaaggtcaaacccacaaaaacgaccttcaaaggcgtcataccaggtgtagaggcccattgcacaggcttagtcacactggaagtggtcttcggatccccggataacttccgaagcgaggagttaatcttcgatatagtcccgttctgcagtggctatgatgcactgctcgggcgaaccgcattcgcaagaTTCAACAcagtaccgcactatgcatatctcaagctcaaggtgccaggacctcggggggtcataacagtcaatggaaacacaaagcgctCTCTCCGTACGAAGGAGCACACTAcagcccttgcagcagaagcgcaaagcagcctcttaaggcaatccaccagttcggcgattcaAGACCAGGACACCTTCAAGCACACcgggagtaatcggcaacaagactgcctggcatgttccgagctcgcatagcaatgcggcccccaccctagtaccagccaaacggcgaaatccgtgccacgcgtacataattacgcattaaaaataccatgggcacaggtggggagggtgacacgactacggcatgccccaagacgcggctcaaccacAATAGGGGCTTctcgctttgttatttttctctctttcaagacattaatctctggaaaccccgtccgggaGTACGGTTGCCGGAcatatgatgcaacaaccaaggaggcagaaagctacatcgcaccatggaactcccaggtggtctctgacaacgagtgaaatacctgctttaaataccattcctcagcttgcccttggaggggacaagTGAAATAGTcttactttttgcttatcgcactacttgtatcattttgctttgacgcacctttttgaataaacaatacatagcactagactattaccgcattctctattctttcttatatatatatatatgttcatttatgacattcggcacccgtacactctggtacggccaatacgccaggggctttagcataccccataatacggcgtgagaagtccgaacactttccacagtgcggcaccccgaacttatagcattatatgcatcagctctgaatcatgtcttgggtcaatagttgggtttgcctggctcccatgttttggtaccttacgttctgctatatcggctaaggtagcgctgggagaactactgcgattgtgccccggttcagctgggctaagcacctcagtagagaaagctaaaactgactgtcattataaggcgagagctggtcgctgttcgagaggtctcgagtccctaaagacttatgccgcttagagcgaggagtcggctttgtccggcttaaggcgtgcatagcgccccaaattcggccttccgaatactaggggcttcgccaaaatttaaaattgtagaattctatggctaagtgagagtgataaagcattatagtccagttgccttgttctttgtgctgagcacctccctcgaaggacccaacaatgggaaaaagagtgctcaggtttatcccaaacaccccagcactcgtggcatggtggcagaagctgacgactggccatctctcagatttgataaacatcctcacagaaggtaatattttaaattcaaataagcattgcatagcgcatatgaactagttttcataatacaggatcacccaagcaagtttattcaaaaattacatccttcgcacactcgtccaccacaagacgggcacccttcaggacaccctcataatacatctcagggtggcgatgctccttgccctgcggcggcccctccttcaccagcttctcggcgtccatcttggcccagtgcaccttcgcacgggcaaaggcccggcgtgcaccttcgatgcagacggaccgctttatggcctccagccatgggcaggcatccacaagccgcctcaccaggccaaagtagctgttgggaacggagtcaccaggccacatccggactataaggcccctcatggcctctttagccgccttgtgtagctcgaccagttgcttcagctggtcgctcataggcatcgggtgttcggtcccagtatactgagaccagaacaacttctccgtcgagcttccctcctcggtcTGGTAAAATTTCGTGGCATCCGacatgctgcggggcaaatctgtgaatgctcctggagtgctccggactcgggtaagtaacaagtaatttactttcacatgcttgctttgcatattgaatgccttacccgccgctatcctcctcatcgcctcaatctcttggagggcctttcgggcttcagccttggcattctttgtgctctcgagggccgcggcaagctcggactgtcgcgtcttcgagtcaagctccaaagcctcgtgcttcttcacgagagcctggagctcttgctgcacctcgcccacccgtgcctcttgcttttccctctcggtgcgctccttggccactttgtcttcggcctcggacaacgcttgcttcagggtcgccacttcggtcgtggcccctggcacattcatgatgatcctgtcatttcgcaaccaaattttcttttatatatagacaaggtattacttacctt from Triticum urartu cultivar G1812 chromosome 3, Tu2.1, whole genome shotgun sequence encodes:
- the LOC125542674 gene encoding putative pentatricopeptide repeat-containing protein At3g15200, which produces MPPAPAYAVLAAAFRTRNPICVRRWLAVLGSRTPTVRQNALEVLPDAALPPRFYSSIVPRGFVIGSPRLCHSSASEEDSPDVRVGEVLRVLKSCAADADLGKDLCQFADEMDEDVVLKVLQKQRSNWQVALLFFDWAAGLPSHGHGPRTYTEMLDILGRMKKVRLMRQLFDEIPEQRRGLVVTNRMFAVLLNRYAGAHKVQEAIEIFYKRKDYGFEVDLVGFQILLMSLCRYKHVEEAEALFLQKKDEFPPVIKSWNIILNGWCVKGSLADAKRVWNEIIVSKIKPDLFTYGTFINALTKAGKLSTAVKLFTSMWEKGINPDVAICNCIIDQLCFKKKIPEALKIFGEMNDRGCQADVATYNTLIKHFCKIRRTEKVYELLDDMEKKGCSPNNMTYTYILKTTEKPRDVMNLIQRMEESGCRLDSDTYNLILNLYVSMKYEKGVQQVWEEMERNGSGPDQRSFTIMVHGLHSQGQLDQALQYYTTMKSRGMTPEPRTRILVKAIHMKKDGPETEDRSPSMTGKNLKLDRRSGLFHVRK